One segment of Streptomyces sp. NBC_00576 DNA contains the following:
- a CDS encoding cytochrome P450: MTAHLVDSCPLGAATTLAELADDPHPRLALLRAHEPVSWLPELNGWLVTRRDLALTVMRDATTFTVDDPRFSTAQVVGPSMLSLDGDEHARHREPFTAPFRPREVREGFTACIERETDRLITALPPTGAADLRRAFAGPLAVTVVTEALGLTGTTPDTVLAWYDAIVRSVSDITAGHTASPAGTAAYAQLRAAVEATVADRSAASLLGSAAGRLTVPEVASNAAVLMFGGIETTEAMITNALLHLLRHPAQLALVQADFDLLDGAIEESLRLEPGAAVVDRYATRDTVLGSASIRRGDLVTVSLTGANRDPAVFPDPDRFDVRRENARLQLAFAHGPHYCLAAHLARLETRIALRRLLERLSALRLDPDRPATPQGLVFRKPSALHVLWDGPA; encoded by the coding sequence ATGACAGCCCACCTCGTCGACTCCTGCCCGCTCGGCGCCGCCACCACCCTCGCCGAACTCGCCGACGACCCGCATCCGCGCCTCGCGCTGCTCCGCGCCCATGAACCCGTCTCCTGGCTGCCGGAGTTGAACGGCTGGCTGGTGACCCGGCGGGATCTCGCGCTGACCGTGATGCGGGACGCCACGACGTTCACCGTCGACGACCCCCGCTTCTCCACCGCCCAGGTCGTCGGCCCCAGCATGCTCTCCCTCGACGGTGACGAACACGCCCGTCACCGCGAGCCCTTCACTGCCCCCTTCCGCCCGAGAGAGGTACGCGAGGGCTTCACCGCCTGCATCGAACGCGAGACCGACCGGCTCATCACCGCACTCCCGCCGACCGGCGCCGCGGACCTGCGCCGCGCCTTCGCCGGACCCCTCGCGGTCACCGTCGTCACCGAGGCGCTGGGGCTCACCGGCACCACCCCGGACACGGTGCTCGCCTGGTACGACGCCATCGTGCGGTCGGTCTCCGACATCACCGCCGGACATACGGCGAGTCCCGCAGGCACCGCGGCCTATGCGCAGCTGAGGGCCGCCGTGGAAGCCACCGTCGCCGACCGGAGCGCCGCCTCCCTCCTCGGCTCCGCCGCCGGACGGCTCACCGTGCCCGAGGTGGCCTCCAACGCAGCCGTCCTGATGTTCGGAGGCATCGAGACCACCGAGGCGATGATCACCAATGCGCTCCTGCACCTGCTCCGGCATCCCGCCCAACTCGCACTCGTCCAAGCCGACTTCGACCTGCTGGACGGCGCGATCGAGGAGTCGCTGCGCCTCGAACCCGGCGCGGCGGTCGTGGACCGCTACGCCACCCGGGACACCGTCCTCGGCTCGGCCTCGATCCGCCGCGGCGACCTGGTCACCGTCTCCCTGACCGGCGCCAACCGAGACCCCGCCGTCTTCCCCGACCCCGACCGGTTCGACGTTCGCCGCGAGAACGCCCGCCTCCAACTGGCCTTCGCCCACGGCCCGCACTACTGCCTCGCCGCGCACCTCGCCCGTCTGGAGACCCGCATCGCCCTCCGCCGCCTCCTCGAACGCCTGTCCGCACTGCGCCTCGATCCGGACCGCCCCGCCACCCCGCAGGGCCTGGTCTTCCGCAAGCCGTCCGCCCTGCATGTGCTGTGGGACGGTCCCGCCTGA
- a CDS encoding glycoside hydrolase family 2 TIM barrel-domain containing protein, whose translation MPHPHEFAVSRRRLMEGGAAVLGALALSGPAAAHRAAAADTVDATPEWNGHIDVFRVGTEPAHTTLMPYATLAQALAADRTRSPYRQSLDGTWKFAYVDRPDDRDTDFYRTDVDDRAWDTIPVPSAWQLHGYDSPIYINSDYPWWGANGRGENAQPPAAPTVHNPVGQYRRTFTLPRDWSGRRTFLHFEGVKSAHYVWINGTLVGYHEDSYDPSEYDITPHLKPGTNQIAVEVYRYSDGDWLEDQDMIRLSGIFRSVYLYSTPAVRLRDFRLDTPLSDDYSAAELSVTANVRDYGGKGAGQYSVETQLYDAGGHPVWSRPLQQTVALDAGQEKSVQAAKAVPAPRLWSAEHPNLYTAVLRLRDPAGKVIETLSHRVGLREFALKDGLMRINGKPVSFRGTNRHEMHPVHGSALTRADMVQDIGIIKRLNINTVRTSHYPNNPLWLELADEYGLYLVDETNLETHGVRGEYPGNHSEWTTACVARAQNMVHRDKNHASVVIWSLGNEAGGGTTFNAMYDWIRSYDTTRVIQYEGDDRPGISDIRSEMYDSPARVEQRAKDTNDTRPYVMIEYSHGMGNSNGNFKKYWDLVRRYPVLQGGWIWDFVDQALSWPTPTRKLLTETGPTALQGEIIAPAGTFTRDKGLSGGTVFARDESLDLTGSLTLEAWITPHFLGYHQPVIAKGDTQYALKQSDRGLEFFIYGGGQWISAYWALPDDWTGKEHHIAGVFDATAGTLTLHVDGVARATRATTQRPSNNTASLALATDVDNPTREFSGTIRKARVYARALSATELASESRGPGDDGVRFWFDAATAGLTEKRPRDKTFYAYGGDWGDNPNDGAFAGDGIITADRRLTGKSAEVKRIYQAVQISSGAAPGAVTLTNEYLFTNLREFDGRWELVADGKVVRRGKLTRAQLDVAPLSAKTITVPFELPDDPAPGEEYFLQLSFTTRESTKWAKAGFEVARQQLALDAGSPAVTPVPLARVPALRHEDGDASVTVKGKGFSVTVDKATGVITSYKAGGAQLIESGPTPNFWRAPTDNDRGNGQHTRNQTWRDAGARRAVTGVSVRALRDRAVEIKVAGTLPTTSASTYTTTYTVFGNGEIKVDNTLHPGASSLPYIPEVGTLLLLPGRLDRLHYYGRGPEENHWDRNNSTDVGLYSGTVDGQWSGYLRPQENGNKTDVRWIALTDRRGAGLLVSAEPLLEVNASHFTPEDLSVGARHDYQLTPRDEVVLRLSHRQMGVGGDNSWGAHTHDEYKLFAGRDYSYSYRLRPLTDVDEAMAASRRPTAGESAG comes from the coding sequence ATGCCGCACCCCCACGAGTTCGCCGTCAGCCGCCGCCGTCTCATGGAGGGAGGAGCCGCCGTCCTCGGCGCGCTCGCCCTGTCCGGACCGGCCGCCGCCCACCGGGCCGCCGCCGCGGACACGGTGGACGCCACCCCCGAGTGGAACGGCCACATCGACGTCTTCCGCGTCGGCACCGAACCCGCGCACACCACGCTGATGCCGTACGCGACCCTCGCCCAGGCCCTCGCCGCCGACCGCACCCGCTCCCCGTACCGGCAGAGCCTCGACGGCACCTGGAAGTTCGCGTACGTCGACCGCCCCGACGACCGGGACACCGACTTCTACCGCACCGACGTCGACGACCGTGCCTGGGACACCATCCCCGTCCCCTCCGCCTGGCAGCTGCACGGGTACGACAGCCCGATCTACATCAACAGTGACTATCCCTGGTGGGGCGCCAACGGCCGGGGCGAGAACGCGCAACCGCCGGCCGCGCCGACCGTCCACAACCCCGTGGGCCAGTACCGCCGCACTTTCACGCTCCCGCGCGACTGGTCGGGGCGACGTACGTTCCTGCACTTCGAAGGCGTCAAGTCGGCCCACTACGTATGGATCAACGGCACGCTGGTCGGCTACCACGAGGACTCCTACGACCCCTCCGAGTACGACATCACCCCGCATCTGAAGCCCGGCACCAACCAGATAGCCGTGGAGGTCTACCGCTACTCCGACGGCGACTGGCTGGAGGACCAGGACATGATCCGGCTGAGCGGCATCTTCCGCTCGGTGTACCTCTACTCGACGCCTGCCGTGCGCCTGCGCGACTTCCGCCTCGACACCCCGCTGAGCGACGACTACTCGGCGGCCGAACTGTCGGTCACCGCGAACGTGCGGGACTACGGCGGCAAGGGCGCCGGCCAGTACTCCGTCGAAACGCAGCTGTACGACGCCGGCGGGCACCCGGTGTGGTCGCGTCCGCTGCAGCAGACCGTCGCGCTCGACGCAGGCCAGGAGAAGTCCGTACAGGCCGCGAAGGCCGTGCCCGCGCCGCGTCTGTGGTCGGCGGAACACCCCAACCTCTACACGGCCGTGCTCCGCCTGCGCGATCCCGCCGGCAAGGTGATCGAGACCCTCTCCCACCGGGTCGGCCTGCGCGAGTTCGCCCTCAAGGACGGGCTGATGCGCATCAACGGCAAGCCGGTCTCCTTCCGGGGCACCAACCGGCACGAGATGCACCCCGTCCACGGCTCGGCCCTCACCCGCGCGGACATGGTCCAGGACATCGGCATCATCAAGCGGCTCAACATCAACACCGTCCGCACCTCGCACTACCCGAACAACCCGCTGTGGCTGGAACTCGCCGACGAGTACGGCCTGTACCTCGTGGACGAGACCAACCTCGAAACCCACGGCGTCCGGGGCGAGTACCCCGGAAACCACTCCGAGTGGACCACGGCATGCGTGGCCCGCGCCCAGAACATGGTCCACCGGGACAAGAACCACGCCTCGGTCGTCATCTGGTCGCTCGGCAACGAGGCGGGCGGCGGCACCACGTTCAACGCCATGTACGACTGGATCCGCTCCTACGACACCACCCGGGTCATCCAGTACGAGGGCGACGACCGCCCCGGGATCAGCGACATCCGCTCCGAGATGTACGACAGTCCCGCCCGCGTCGAGCAACGGGCGAAGGACACCAACGACACCCGGCCGTACGTGATGATCGAGTACTCCCACGGCATGGGGAACTCCAACGGGAACTTCAAGAAGTACTGGGATCTCGTCCGCCGCTACCCGGTCCTCCAGGGCGGCTGGATCTGGGACTTCGTCGACCAGGCCCTCAGCTGGCCCACCCCGACGCGCAAGCTCCTCACCGAGACCGGGCCCACCGCGCTCCAGGGCGAGATCATCGCCCCCGCCGGCACCTTCACCCGCGACAAGGGCCTTTCCGGGGGCACCGTCTTCGCCCGGGACGAGAGCCTCGACCTCACCGGCTCCCTGACGCTGGAGGCGTGGATCACCCCGCACTTCCTGGGCTACCACCAGCCCGTCATCGCCAAGGGCGACACCCAGTACGCCCTGAAGCAGTCGGACAGGGGCCTGGAGTTCTTCATCTACGGCGGCGGCCAGTGGATCAGCGCGTACTGGGCGCTGCCCGACGACTGGACCGGCAAGGAGCACCACATCGCCGGTGTCTTCGACGCGACGGCGGGCACGCTGACCCTCCATGTCGACGGCGTGGCGCGGGCCACCAGGGCCACCACCCAGCGGCCCAGCAACAACACCGCGTCCCTCGCCCTCGCCACCGACGTCGACAACCCCACCCGGGAGTTCAGCGGCACCATCCGTAAGGCCCGCGTGTACGCCCGCGCGCTGAGCGCCACGGAACTCGCCTCCGAGAGCCGTGGCCCCGGCGACGACGGCGTACGGTTCTGGTTCGACGCCGCCACCGCCGGCCTCACCGAGAAGCGGCCCCGCGACAAGACGTTCTACGCCTACGGCGGCGACTGGGGCGACAACCCCAACGACGGGGCCTTCGCCGGGGACGGCATCATCACCGCCGACCGCAGGCTGACCGGCAAGTCCGCCGAGGTCAAGCGGATCTACCAGGCGGTGCAGATCTCCTCGGGTGCGGCGCCGGGCGCGGTCACCCTCACCAACGAATACCTCTTCACCAACCTCCGCGAATTCGACGGACGTTGGGAACTGGTCGCCGACGGGAAGGTGGTCCGGCGCGGCAAGCTGACCCGGGCCCAGCTGGACGTGGCGCCCCTGTCCGCCAAGACCATCACCGTGCCCTTCGAACTGCCGGACGACCCGGCGCCGGGTGAGGAGTACTTCCTGCAGCTGTCCTTCACCACCAGGGAGAGCACGAAGTGGGCCAAGGCCGGCTTCGAGGTGGCCCGGCAGCAACTCGCCCTCGACGCCGGCAGCCCCGCCGTCACGCCCGTACCGCTGGCCCGCGTCCCGGCGCTCCGGCACGAGGACGGCGACGCGTCGGTCACCGTCAAGGGCAAGGGCTTCTCGGTCACCGTCGACAAGGCGACCGGTGTGATCACGTCGTACAAGGCGGGCGGCGCCCAGCTGATCGAGTCCGGGCCGACCCCGAACTTCTGGCGGGCCCCCACCGACAACGACCGGGGCAACGGCCAGCACACCCGCAACCAGACCTGGCGCGACGCGGGCGCCCGGCGGGCGGTGACCGGCGTGAGTGTCCGCGCCCTGCGGGACCGGGCCGTCGAGATCAAGGTCGCCGGCACGCTGCCGACGACGTCGGCATCGACGTACACCACCACCTACACCGTCTTCGGCAACGGTGAGATCAAGGTCGACAACACCCTGCACCCGGGGGCGAGTTCACTGCCGTACATTCCGGAGGTCGGCACCCTGCTTCTCCTGCCCGGCCGCCTGGACCGGCTGCACTACTACGGGCGCGGCCCCGAGGAGAACCACTGGGACCGCAACAACTCCACCGACGTGGGCCTGTACTCCGGCACCGTCGACGGGCAGTGGAGCGGCTACCTGCGCCCGCAGGAGAACGGCAACAAGACCGACGTCCGCTGGATCGCCCTCACCGACCGCCGAGGCGCCGGCCTGCTGGTCTCCGCCGAACCGCTACTGGAGGTCAACGCCTCGCACTTCACGCCGGAGGACCTGTCGGTCGGGGCCCGCCACGACTACCAGCTCACCCCGCGCGATGAGGTCGTCCTGCGGCTGAGCCACCGTCAGATGGGTGTCGGCGGCGACAACAGCTGGGGCGCGCACACCCACGACGAGTACAAGCTGTTCGCGGGCCGCGACTACTCGTACAGCTACCGGCTGCGTCCCCTGACGGACGTCGACGAGGCGATGGCGGCCTCGCGTCGGCCCACGGCGGGCGAGTCCGCCGGATAA
- a CDS encoding RNA-guided endonuclease InsQ/TnpB family protein produces MSKYTLVKRQFGHRARLALSPARVRTADDQAHAARTMWNLLHAWWRMMPKEKRTLAHADAAIRQARQDIGFLAVLPAQAAQAVLKTYFQAWKNCWEGRADAPNFKGRIRTVMSVDIPQGRDLNITRVHRRWGMVNIPKVGRVRFRWTKDLPVGKRAGAENRITGARLVKDALGWHIAFRVQTLQGKPEPHTGPDVGIDVGVTVPIALSDGETYEHGAWLTGKEKAKLLHLAQRAARRKRHRRPGERTSRRLHHTYDQIAGLRAKAKRRALDWQHQATTAIAKQYGTVVVEALTITNMVKSARGTIEEPGTNVAQKSGLNRSISQEAWGRTVTMLTYKSAQHGGTLVKVPAPGTSRRCSACGCTTPGSRESQAVFVCKNPDCGWSGNADHNAARNVLHLYRTGLALIPAAGRAVVRRAKRVKPATAR; encoded by the coding sequence GTGAGTAAATACACCCTGGTCAAGCGGCAGTTCGGGCACCGTGCCCGGCTTGCGCTGTCTCCTGCCAGGGTTCGCACAGCGGATGATCAGGCGCACGCGGCCCGCACGATGTGGAATCTTCTCCACGCGTGGTGGCGGATGATGCCGAAGGAAAAGCGGACTCTCGCACACGCCGACGCCGCGATCCGGCAAGCCCGCCAGGACATCGGCTTCCTTGCGGTCCTGCCCGCCCAAGCGGCGCAAGCGGTGCTCAAGACGTACTTCCAGGCGTGGAAGAACTGCTGGGAGGGCCGCGCAGACGCCCCGAACTTCAAGGGCCGCATCCGCACGGTGATGTCCGTGGACATTCCGCAGGGCCGGGACCTGAACATCACCCGCGTACACCGGCGCTGGGGCATGGTCAACATTCCCAAGGTGGGCCGGGTCCGCTTCCGCTGGACCAAAGACCTTCCGGTCGGCAAGCGTGCGGGCGCGGAGAACCGGATCACCGGGGCACGGCTGGTCAAGGACGCGCTCGGCTGGCACATCGCCTTCCGTGTCCAGACCCTTCAGGGCAAGCCCGAGCCCCACACCGGGCCGGATGTCGGCATCGACGTGGGCGTCACCGTGCCCATCGCCCTCTCGGACGGCGAAACGTACGAGCACGGCGCATGGCTGACCGGCAAGGAGAAGGCCAAGCTCCTGCACCTGGCGCAGCGCGCCGCACGGCGTAAGCGGCATCGCAGGCCCGGCGAGCGCACCAGCCGCCGACTGCACCACACCTACGACCAGATCGCAGGACTACGCGCGAAAGCCAAGCGCCGGGCCCTGGACTGGCAGCACCAGGCGACCACCGCCATCGCCAAGCAATACGGCACGGTCGTGGTCGAAGCCCTCACCATCACGAACATGGTCAAGTCCGCCAGGGGCACCATCGAGGAGCCGGGGACGAACGTCGCCCAGAAGTCTGGGCTGAACCGCTCCATCAGCCAGGAGGCATGGGGCCGGACGGTCACCATGCTGACGTACAAGAGCGCCCAGCACGGCGGCACCCTGGTCAAGGTCCCTGCCCCCGGCACCTCCCGACGCTGCTCCGCCTGCGGCTGCACCACGCCCGGCAGCCGGGAGTCCCAGGCCGTGTTCGTGTGCAAGAACCCGGACTGCGGCTGGTCGGGCAACGCCGACCACAACGCAGCCCGCAACGTCCTGCACCTGTACCGGACGGGCCTCGCGCTCATCCCGGCTGCCGGGAGGGCAGTCGTCAGGCGCGCCAAGCGCGTCAAGCCCGCTACCGCAAGGTAA
- the tnpA gene encoding IS200/IS605 family transposase produces the protein MSPRWNPHPDVRAGRHVVHNLHVHLVFVTKYRRRAFTDAMLTRTEEIMREVCTDFEAELKEFNGEHDHVHLLVHYPPKVQLSKLVNSLKGVSSRRLRQEYDSHVRRYLWGGHFWSGSYFAGSCGGAPLTVVKQYIENQQRPV, from the coding sequence ATGTCACCGCGCTGGAACCCTCATCCCGATGTCAGAGCCGGTCGCCATGTTGTCCATAACCTGCACGTTCACTTGGTTTTCGTCACCAAATACCGACGGAGAGCGTTCACCGACGCCATGCTGACCCGCACCGAAGAGATCATGCGGGAGGTCTGCACCGACTTCGAGGCCGAGCTGAAAGAATTCAACGGCGAACACGACCACGTCCACCTGCTCGTGCACTACCCGCCCAAAGTCCAGCTCTCCAAACTGGTCAACTCCCTCAAGGGCGTCAGCTCCCGCAGACTCCGCCAGGAGTACGACAGCCACGTCCGCCGATACCTGTGGGGCGGACACTTCTGGTCCGGTTCCTACTTCGCCGGATCGTGCGGCGGGGCACCCCTGACCGTTGTCAAGCAGTACATCGAGAACCAGCAGCGCCCCGTCTGA
- a CDS encoding PucR family transcriptional regulator — translation MALVRSELLRTVREVFTDPQDIVASTAPGWIGVLRRLPARAEVASLAADCRRITDVIAAQDGLIARAGIGEPAFSVAGLRDSWQDARDALCLGARMTGGSAVHLIAELRVHQVLAAVNQPARRMVELTAAQLRAQPDWPVLRDTVTAWCESGFNLVRTSAALHIHRNTVVYL, via the coding sequence ATGGCGCTGGTCCGCTCGGAGTTGCTCCGCACCGTCCGCGAGGTTTTTACCGACCCGCAGGACATCGTCGCCTCCACGGCTCCCGGCTGGATCGGCGTACTGCGCCGCCTTCCGGCCCGGGCCGAGGTGGCTTCCCTGGCCGCCGACTGCCGGCGGATCACCGATGTCATCGCCGCGCAGGACGGCCTCATCGCCCGTGCGGGGATCGGCGAACCGGCCTTCTCCGTCGCCGGTCTGCGCGACTCCTGGCAGGACGCCCGGGACGCACTGTGCCTCGGCGCCCGCATGACGGGCGGCTCCGCCGTGCACCTGATCGCCGAGCTGCGCGTCCATCAGGTCCTGGCGGCGGTGAACCAGCCCGCCCGCCGCATGGTCGAACTGACCGCCGCGCAGCTACGGGCCCAGCCGGACTGGCCGGTGCTGCGCGACACGGTCACCGCCTGGTGCGAGAGCGGGTTCAACCTCGTCCGGACGTCCGCCGCCCTGCACATCCACCGCAACACCGTCGTCTACCTCTGA
- a CDS encoding NAD(P)/FAD-dependent oxidoreductase yields MPEDVTTGAEARLLDGALSPRVRAAYLVEGEGVVDPEAFARGLGEALAAAGVKVHENAEVTGFRTGGGQVTALTTDQGDIPCSTVVVAAGMRSPDLLRTLGHRLPLQAGKGYSFSVDLDPAPRHTLYFGERRAVASPIGGTTRIGGTMELSGNNNRLDWRRIVAVALASRHYLGPWFDDPDDLVSLIRDPWVGGRPFLPDGLPVIDRLPGYDNADAATGHGMLGVTLGPATGHRLAEYIRTGNRPEALAPFRFDRLRH; encoded by the coding sequence ATGCCTGAGGACGTCACCACGGGCGCCGAGGCGCGTCTGCTGGACGGGGCGCTGTCGCCCCGGGTGCGCGCGGCCTACCTCGTCGAGGGGGAGGGGGTGGTCGATCCGGAGGCGTTCGCCCGCGGCCTCGGCGAGGCCCTCGCCGCGGCCGGAGTGAAGGTCCACGAGAACGCCGAGGTGACGGGGTTCAGGACCGGGGGAGGGCAGGTCACCGCGCTGACCACGGACCAGGGCGACATCCCCTGCTCGACGGTCGTCGTCGCGGCCGGCATGCGCTCACCCGACCTGCTGCGCACCCTGGGACACCGGCTGCCACTCCAGGCGGGCAAGGGCTACAGCTTCTCCGTCGACCTGGACCCGGCGCCCCGGCACACCCTGTACTTCGGGGAACGCAGGGCCGTCGCCTCACCGATCGGCGGCACCACGCGGATCGGCGGCACGATGGAGCTGAGCGGCAACAACAACCGGCTCGACTGGCGCAGAATCGTCGCCGTGGCCCTGGCGAGCCGCCACTACCTGGGCCCCTGGTTCGACGACCCGGACGACCTGGTGAGCCTGATCCGCGACCCCTGGGTGGGTGGGCGCCCGTTCCTCCCCGACGGACTTCCGGTGATCGACCGCCTCCCCGGGTACGACAACGCCGACGCGGCCACCGGTCACGGCATGCTCGGCGTCACCCTGGGCCCCGCCACCGGCCACCGACTCGCCGAGTACATCCGCACCGGCAACCGCCCGGAGGCCCTCGCACCGTTCCGCTTCGACCGGCTCCGCCACTGA